A single region of the Tigriopus californicus strain San Diego chromosome 8, Tcal_SD_v2.1, whole genome shotgun sequence genome encodes:
- the LOC131885273 gene encoding epithelial splicing regulatory protein 1-like isoform X2, translating to MGSEEPKCDEEAPPAPTLPASSKHAHSSSNGLPETVPCSSSEMNLVTVPNSTEETCPNYHNNNNNNQSKYLVIFYTVSAGLNAAGLGNDEEDLVSIYYHIIDVEQNKVVDQYFYPVRPHNADLNENVLSEECRNDYQISEESIQTASNLSQVLEEFHKVAQESLGGSFTLVTDGQFHIRQALFPEAYRKEISLQEYYHHFHDLRKEFIAKYPDSSVTNVDDMLKYLGLESDSSPSLALKDVNNMVAIVQKLICDDVHFHEPERVLLKLEQGIRSRTDAVDGECCVRARGLPWQASDQDIARFFVGLNLARGGVALCLSSQGRRNGEALVLFESPAHRDMALKRHKHHIGNRYIEVYKASGEDFINVAGGNNKEAQSFLSRGGQVIIRMRGLPYDCTAKQVTEFFESGESGCDVLDKEDGVLFVRKPDGRATGDAFVLFTEEKDAEKALQKHKEIIGSRYIELFRSTTAEVTQILNRTVEQNSNPRHGHHNNNNNHAAVAAAAAAAAALAATNVSSHLPLIPSMSNPAVLPQQMVTAGTRKDCIRLRGLPYEAGVENILEFLGEHGKNIVNQGIHMVYNAQGQPSGEAFIEMTTEHAAFQAATHRHHRNMTFGKKQRYIEVFQCSGEDMNYVLTGNSLPGVTSSSQITPSKNPYISTTAGMLPPGSLSSIFPNAPPSLNGSAGQHHGTNGATNNHLPGVSVGVSMPHSVSPGSTYHFNGGMVALNPMNPSPLTSHPPPPPPPSSHHAHHRANPYAYPPQFIYWPYPSPPISPASYYNGIPNAMLPNGIPNVSHPPSTPNGSISSMSSPPIPGTPTLLTVDVVPPNPPQRGMETRMTMPHMLHEAYPPLLYTTNGKLLSESHPPPQCDLTTPPPTTGLTPPHPVVVPPLPPPATCNGGAAADNSCNLESMKQPSTESYHQTT from the exons atgggaTCGGAAGAGCCTAAATGTGACGAAGAGGCCCCACCTGCGCCAACATTGCCCGCCTCTTCCAAACACGCCCATTCGTCTAGTAATGGCTTGCCAGAAACGGTTCCATGCTCGTCCAGTGAAATGAATCTCGTCACTGTACCCAACTCCACCGAGGAAACGTGTCCCAATTATcataacaacaataataataatcaatcCAAGTACCTAGTGATATTCTACACCGTGTCTGCCGGTCTCAATGCTGCAGGCTTAGGCAATGATGAAGAAGACCTGGTGTCCATCTACTACCACATCATAGACGTGGAACAGAATAAA GTGGTTGACCAATACTTTTACCCTGTGAGGCCACACAACGCAGATCTGAACGAAAATGTCTTGTCTGAAGAGTGTCGGAACGATTACCAGATCTCCGAGGAGTCGATTCAGACGGCCTCGAACCTTTCTCAAGTCCTGGAGGAGTTCCACAAGGTGGCTCAAGAGTCTCTGGGCGGCTCTTTCACATTGGTCACGGATGGGCAGTTCCACATTCGACAAGCTCTTTTCCCCGAGGCCTATCGGAAGGAAATTTCCTTGCAGGAGTATTACCACCACTTCCATGATCTCCGAAAAGAGTTCATCGCCAAATACCCGGACAGCTCAGTGACCAACGTTGACGACATGCTCAAAT ATTTAGGCCTGGAATCAGATTCCTCGCCCAGTTTGGCTCTGAAGGATGTGAATAACATGGTGGCCATAGTGCAAAAACTTATCTGTGATG aTGTCCATTTCCATGAACCAGAGAGGGTCctcttgaaattggaacaaggaatCCGATCTCGCACAGATGCAGTGGACGGGGAATGTTGCGTCCGTGCCCGAGGTTTACCTTGGCAAGCTTCTGACCAAGACATTGCTCGATTCTTTGTTGGTCTCAATTTGGCCAG AGGTGGCGTGGCCCTTTGTCTGAGCTCCCAAGGGCGCCGCAATGGCGAGGCCTTGGTATTATTCGAGAGTCCGGCTCATCGCGATATGGCGCTCAAACGGCATAAGCATCACATTGGCAACCGGTACATCGAGGTCTACAAGGCTAGTGGCGAGGATTTCATCAATGTGGCAGGCG GCAACAATAAAGAGGCTCAAAGCTTTTTATCCCGTGGAGGTCAAGTGATTATCCGCATGCGAGGTCTCCCCTACGATTGCACCGCCAAACAAGTG ACCGAGTTCTTTGAAAGTGGAGAGAGTGGTTGTGATGTTCTGGACAAGGAAGATGGCGTTCTATTCGTTCGGAAACCCGATGGCCGAGCCACCGGCGACGCTTTCGTTCTGTTCACTGAAGAGAAAGATGCAGAGAAGGCCTTGCAGAAGCACAAAGAAATTATTGGATCAAGATACATTGAGCTTTTCAGATCGACCACAGCCGAAGTTACTCAG ATTCTCAACCGCACCGTGGAGCAGAACTCGAATCCCAGACATGGACatcataacaataacaacaaccatGCAGCAGTTGCCGCAGCGGcagccgccgccgccgccctGGCTGCTACCAATGTTTCTTCTCACTTGCCACTTATACCGTCCATGAGTAATCCGGCAGTCCTGCCGCAACAAATGGTTACGGCCGGAACGCGAAAGGATTGCATCCGTCTCAGAGGTCTTCCCTATGAGGCTGGGGTGGAAAACATCTTGGAGTTCCTCGGAGAACACGGCAAAAACATTGTCAATCAAGGGATCCACATGGTGTACAACGCTCAG GGACAACCCTCTGGCGAGGCCTTCATCGAGATGACTACTGAACATGCCGCCTTCCAAGCTGCCACCCATAGACACCACCGCAATATGACGTTCGGCAAGAAGCAACGCTATATTGAAGTCTTCCAATGCTCAGGCGAGGACATGAATTATGTGCTCACGGGCAACAGCCTCCCAGGAGTTACGTCCTCCAGTCAGATTACACCCTCAAAAAATCCCTACATCTCGACCACCGCGGGGATGCTTCCACCTG GAAGCCTTTCCTCGATATTTCCCAACGCACCACCATCACTGAATGGCTCTGCCGGTCAACACCATGGTACCAACGGGGCTACCAACAATCACTTGCCCGGGGTGTCTGTAGGGGTTAGTATGCCCCATTCAGTATCACCCGGCTCAACTTATCACTTTAACGGTGGTATGGTCGCCCTGAACCCGATGAACCCTAGTCCTCTGACCTcgcatcctcctcctcccccaccGCCTTCGTCCCACCATGCCCATCATAGGGCAAACCCGTATGCCTACCCACCCCAGTTTATCTATTGGCCTTATCCCTCTCCACCCATAAGTCCTGCCTCGTACTATAACGGGATTCCAAATGCAATGCTGCCCAATGGCATACCGAATGTGTCTCACCCACCCTCGACGCCCAATGGAAGCATATCCAGCATGTCCAGTCCACCTATTCCAGGCACACCCACTTTG CTGACTGTAGATGTTGTGCCACCGAACCCACCCCAAAGGGGTATGGAGACCCGGATGACCATGCCACATATGCTTCATGAAGCATACCCGCCCCTCCTGTATACTACCAATGGAAAGCTGTTGTCAGAATCTCATCCACCTCCTCAATGTGATTTAACCACACCTCCCCCAACGACCGGGTTGACTCCACCCCATCCGGTGGTTGTCCCGCCACTTCCCCCACCAGCCACGTGCAACGGTGGTGCCGCTGCCGACAACAGTTGCAATCTCGAGTCCATGAAGCAACCGTCGACGGAAAGCTATCACCAAACCACTTAA
- the LOC131885273 gene encoding epithelial splicing regulatory protein 1-like isoform X1, with product MGSEEPKCDEEAPPAPTLPASSKHAHSSSNGLPETVPCSSSEMNLVTVPNSTEETCPNYHNNNNNNQSKYLVIFYTVSAGLNAAGLGNDEEDLVSIYYHIIDVEQNKVVDQYFYPVRPHNADLNENVLSEECRNDYQISEESIQTASNLSQVLEEFHKVAQESLGGSFTLVTDGQFHIRQALFPEAYRKEISLQEYYHHFHDLRKEFIAKYPDSSVTNVDDMLKYLGLESDSSPSLALKDVNNMVAIVQKLICDDVHFHEPERVLLKLEQGIRSRTDAVDGECCVRARGLPWQASDQDIARFFVGLNLARGGVALCLSSQGRRNGEALVLFESPAHRDMALKRHKHHIGNRYIEVYKASGEDFINVAGGNNKEAQSFLSRGGQVIIRMRGLPYDCTAKQVTEFFESGESGCDVLDKEDGVLFVRKPDGRATGDAFVLFTEEKDAEKALQKHKEIIGSRYIELFRSTTAEVTQILNRTVEQNSNPRHGHHNNNNNHAAVAAAAAAAAALAATNVSSHLPLIPSMSNPAVLPQQMVTAGTRKDCIRLRGLPYEAGVENILEFLGEHGKNIVNQGIHMVYNAQGQPSGEAFIEMTTEHAAFQAATHRHHRNMTFGKKQRYIEVFQCSGEDMNYVLTGNSLPGVTSSSQITPSKNPYISTTAGMLPPGMLSMSSVAAGGAGSASVVPVSVASMAGFEQLGQASPAQANSVASNSLLLNSPNLAGSLGQGTSQFAQYQPNHNSLRHLTIPTSTPGGIPSIPVSSAPSNFHLAYQSHLSQMAGQQGLAQGLLPHPNFGGLMFHPSLLRFPNMMPSQQGLLSTPVGSFGGYPSAGGLLQNPMLAAQQQQQQQQRLLLQQQQQAAAIMAAQRQPVPPQFNAAQYAAFLPQATGNVGHAMLGGKRGLEQAFAQGLGAAALGGPNAKRPSTYSPHATISANPTTYNPKGSN from the exons atgggaTCGGAAGAGCCTAAATGTGACGAAGAGGCCCCACCTGCGCCAACATTGCCCGCCTCTTCCAAACACGCCCATTCGTCTAGTAATGGCTTGCCAGAAACGGTTCCATGCTCGTCCAGTGAAATGAATCTCGTCACTGTACCCAACTCCACCGAGGAAACGTGTCCCAATTATcataacaacaataataataatcaatcCAAGTACCTAGTGATATTCTACACCGTGTCTGCCGGTCTCAATGCTGCAGGCTTAGGCAATGATGAAGAAGACCTGGTGTCCATCTACTACCACATCATAGACGTGGAACAGAATAAA GTGGTTGACCAATACTTTTACCCTGTGAGGCCACACAACGCAGATCTGAACGAAAATGTCTTGTCTGAAGAGTGTCGGAACGATTACCAGATCTCCGAGGAGTCGATTCAGACGGCCTCGAACCTTTCTCAAGTCCTGGAGGAGTTCCACAAGGTGGCTCAAGAGTCTCTGGGCGGCTCTTTCACATTGGTCACGGATGGGCAGTTCCACATTCGACAAGCTCTTTTCCCCGAGGCCTATCGGAAGGAAATTTCCTTGCAGGAGTATTACCACCACTTCCATGATCTCCGAAAAGAGTTCATCGCCAAATACCCGGACAGCTCAGTGACCAACGTTGACGACATGCTCAAAT ATTTAGGCCTGGAATCAGATTCCTCGCCCAGTTTGGCTCTGAAGGATGTGAATAACATGGTGGCCATAGTGCAAAAACTTATCTGTGATG aTGTCCATTTCCATGAACCAGAGAGGGTCctcttgaaattggaacaaggaatCCGATCTCGCACAGATGCAGTGGACGGGGAATGTTGCGTCCGTGCCCGAGGTTTACCTTGGCAAGCTTCTGACCAAGACATTGCTCGATTCTTTGTTGGTCTCAATTTGGCCAG AGGTGGCGTGGCCCTTTGTCTGAGCTCCCAAGGGCGCCGCAATGGCGAGGCCTTGGTATTATTCGAGAGTCCGGCTCATCGCGATATGGCGCTCAAACGGCATAAGCATCACATTGGCAACCGGTACATCGAGGTCTACAAGGCTAGTGGCGAGGATTTCATCAATGTGGCAGGCG GCAACAATAAAGAGGCTCAAAGCTTTTTATCCCGTGGAGGTCAAGTGATTATCCGCATGCGAGGTCTCCCCTACGATTGCACCGCCAAACAAGTG ACCGAGTTCTTTGAAAGTGGAGAGAGTGGTTGTGATGTTCTGGACAAGGAAGATGGCGTTCTATTCGTTCGGAAACCCGATGGCCGAGCCACCGGCGACGCTTTCGTTCTGTTCACTGAAGAGAAAGATGCAGAGAAGGCCTTGCAGAAGCACAAAGAAATTATTGGATCAAGATACATTGAGCTTTTCAGATCGACCACAGCCGAAGTTACTCAG ATTCTCAACCGCACCGTGGAGCAGAACTCGAATCCCAGACATGGACatcataacaataacaacaaccatGCAGCAGTTGCCGCAGCGGcagccgccgccgccgccctGGCTGCTACCAATGTTTCTTCTCACTTGCCACTTATACCGTCCATGAGTAATCCGGCAGTCCTGCCGCAACAAATGGTTACGGCCGGAACGCGAAAGGATTGCATCCGTCTCAGAGGTCTTCCCTATGAGGCTGGGGTGGAAAACATCTTGGAGTTCCTCGGAGAACACGGCAAAAACATTGTCAATCAAGGGATCCACATGGTGTACAACGCTCAG GGACAACCCTCTGGCGAGGCCTTCATCGAGATGACTACTGAACATGCCGCCTTCCAAGCTGCCACCCATAGACACCACCGCAATATGACGTTCGGCAAGAAGCAACGCTATATTGAAGTCTTCCAATGCTCAGGCGAGGACATGAATTATGTGCTCACGGGCAACAGCCTCCCAGGAGTTACGTCCTCCAGTCAGATTACACCCTCAAAAAATCCCTACATCTCGACCACCGCGGGGATGCTTCCACCTGGTATGTTGTCAATGTCTTCTGTGGCCGCTGGGGGCGCAGGGAGCGCCTCAGTGGTTCCAGTCTCTGTGGCTTCCATGGCGGGTTTTGAGCAATTGGGACAGGCATCACCAGCCCAGGCAAATTCAGTTGCCTCTAATTCTCTTCTTTTGAACTCACCTAATTTAGCTGGGAGTCTCGGGCAAGGCACCTCACAATTTGCACAATATCAACCAAATCATAATAGCTTGAGACATCTAACCATTCCCACATCCACCCCCGGTGGGATCCCCTCGATTCCTGTGTCTTCTGCGCCAAGTAATTTTCATCTAGCTTACCAAAGCCATTTGTCCCAAATGGCCGGACAACAGGGTTTAGCTCAAGGCCTTCTGCCACATCCCAACTTTGGAGGACTGATGTTCCATCCAAGTCTTCTCAGGTTCCCCAACATGATGCCTTCCCAGCAGGgtcttttgtccacccctgttGGCTCATTTGGAGGCTATCCCTCGGCCGGGGGTCTATTACAAAATCCCATGCTCGCAGcccaacagcagcagcagcagcagcaacgTCTATTGctgcagcaacagcagcaagcTGCGGCCATCATGGCAGCTCAACGTCAACCAGTTCCACCCCAATTCAATGCAGCACAATATGCCGCCTTTTTGCCGCAAGCAACTGGAAATGTCGGACACGCCATGTTAGGAGGGAAACGGGGCTTAGAACAGGCCTTTGCGCAAGGCTTAGGGGCTGCTGCTCTTGGGGGGCCAAATGCCAAACGACCCTCGACTTACTCCCCCCATGCCACAATCTCCGCCAACCCAACAACTTATAACCCCAAAGGGTCCAATTAG
- the LOC131885279 gene encoding uncharacterized protein LOC131885279 yields MKIRPDSPPQTTFTTDPDYGPRIYRCSYVTDVTCQNIEVLALVEHAVNNQDSVKQYHLSYVQYHVDHTRQAVQDLCERRNLKTTWHQRITILQQTSGHDLIKINLILLFMQKRSLILHELCVEASCLKSKKNQTLTLDYIY; encoded by the exons ATGAAAATCCGCCCTGATTCGCCCCCGCAGACCACTTTTACCACCGATCCGGATTATGGACCAAGGATATACAGGTGTTCCTATGTCACAGATGTCACATGCCAG AATATCGAAGTCCTGGCCTTGGTGGAGCATGCCGTAAACAATCAAGATTCTGTGAAGCAATACCATTTGTCCTATGTACAGTATCATGTGGATCATACCAGACAG GCTGTTCAAGATTTGTGCGAAAGAAGAAACTTGAAGACAACATGGCACCAACGAATTACAATTCTCCAACAAACTTCCGGTCATGACTTGATAAAAATTaatttgattctcctctttATGCAAAAACGCTCGTTGATTTTACATGAATTGTGTGTAGAAGCATCATGTctcaaaagcaagaaaaatcaaactttAACCCTAGACTACATCTATTGA